The Pseudomonas graminis region CTTCGGTGCGCCCCAGGTTGTAGATCAGGGTGTTCCAGTCCTGATGGAAACCTTCATGGGGGTTGGCGTATTCGTACAGCGCGGTCCCGTCGAACTGGGCCAGACCGTGTGCATCGGTCGGAAAGTGCGCCGGCACCCAATCGAGAATCACGCCGATGTCGTTACGGTGGCAGGCATCAACGAATGCGGCGAAGTCTTCCGGTTTGCCGTAGCGCGCACTCGGTGCAAACTGCGACAACACCTGGTAGCCCCATGAACCGCCGAACGGGTGCTCCATGATCGGCATCAGTTCGATGTGGGTAAAGCCCAGTTCCTTGATGTAAGGAATCAGATTCTCTGCCAGCTCGCGCCAGTCGTACGGGCGATCCGGCTCGTCATCGCCGCCGTGGTGCCATTGCCACGAGCCGGCGTGCAGCTCGTAGATCGACAGCGGCTGATGAATGTCGTGCTTGTCGCCCCGTGACTGCATCCAGTCGTGGTCCTGCCATTCAAAGGCCAGCGGCGCCGCGACTTTCGAAGCGGTAGCAGGTGGCAACTGAGTGGCCAGGGCCATCGGGTCAGCCTTGAGCGGCAGAACGCCGTGCTGGCCGAGGATTTCGTACTTGTACGCTTCGCCCGGGCCGATGCGCGGGATGAAGATTTCCCACACACCGGTCGGGTGACGGAGGCGCATCGGGTGACGACGGCCGTCCCAGCTGTTGAAGTCGCCGACCACCGAAACACGGCGGGCATTCGGTGCCCACACCGAGAAGCGCACGCCGTCGACGCCATCGACATTCCTGACCTGCGCGCCCAAGGCGCTGCTCAGGTCGCGGTGGTTGCCCTCGGCAAACAGGTACAAGTCCATCTCGCCCAGCTGCTCGCCGAAGCTGTACGGGTCTTCGGTGATTTGCTCGCCGGTGGCCCAGGAGATTTTCAGCAGATAGGGTTCGCGCACCGGAAACTGCCCGGCAAAGAAGCCCGGTTTGTCGGTCATGCTCAACTGGCCGAGGTCACGTTCGCCGTCGCGAGACAGCACGCGCACCGCCAGTGCGTTGGGCAGATAGGCGCGGATCACCTGGCCTTCAGCGCCATCGCTGTGGGGGCCGAGCATCGAGAACGGGTCGCGGTGCTCCGCACGGATCAACGCGTCCAGGTCGACGGCGCTGGGCAATATCGCGTGGTTGCCATTACCGAATTGGTCAGACGCACTCATTTTCATTCTCCATCAGACAGGTCTAGAAGCCCGCGCAAGCCTTGAAGCGGAACCGACAACCATGTCGGCCGATTCTCGGCCTCGTAGGCCACTTCATAAGCGGCTTTTTCCAGGGTGAACAGCGCCAGCGCAGCAGCCTCACCTTTGGCATCTTTCCAGTCGTGACCCACTTCAACGGTGGCCTTGCGATAGCCGTCGAGGAAGGCCTCGCGCGCCTGCTTCAAATACGTCTCGGCCACTTGCTGGCGGGCGGTTTCAGCCTGCACCGACGTGTCGGCACTTTGCGCGTTGCGCAGGGCCATCGCCGCAGCGTAGTCGAACGAGCGCAGTACGCCGCTGACATCTTTGAACGGGCTGTATTTGGCCCGACGTTCCTGCAGCGGACGCGCGGGCTCGCCTTCGAAGTCGATCAGGTAGGCATCGCCCTTCACCACCAGCATCTGGCCGAGGTGCAGGTCGCCGTGCACCCGCATTCTCAGGCCGCCGACTGACTGCTTCGCCAGGGTTTTGACCTGGGCCAGCAGCGCTTTGCGTTTGCCCAGCAGTTCAGTGATGAGCTGCTGATCCTGGGCCTCCAGAGAGTCGCGGTGCTGTTCAAGCAGCTGCAAGGCGCGCTCGATCTGCGCCGAAACGCTCTTCGCCGAGGCCTCGCTGTCCTTGACGCTGGTGACTTCGGTCTTGAAGTCCGGGTTATCCGTCGGGGCGCCGAGGATCACGTGCATCTCGCCCAGACGCTGGCCCAACAGGCCGGCAAAGTCTTTCAGCTCGATCAGCGCATTGGCTTGCTGCTCCAGCGCCGACTGACCGTGGGCCATGTGATCGCGCACGGCGCGTTCGAGGTTGTTCTGGGTCCATTCCCACGCATCGCCCTGATTGCTCAGGTAACCCTGGGCGATCATCAGCAGGTTCTTCTCGCCCTGCCCGTCGACGCGCACGACCGCGCCCATCAGCGGCGAGATGTGCGGGTAGCCGGCTTCGGTCAGGTACGCGCCCATTTCCAGTTCCGGGTGAGTACCGGCCGCGACACGGCGAATCATTTTCAGCACCAGCTTCTTGCCGACCACCACCGAGCTATTGGACTGCTCGGCCGAGAGGTAACGCACCTCGGCGTCTTCGTTCAGCCCCAGTGGCGCCAGTTGCGACGTGCTCTGGAACTGCAGCTCACCGTCCGGCGTCGCCAGCACGGTATTGTCCTGCATGCCTTTGATGACGTTGCGAATGAACGGCTCGAGGGTGAACGCATCGGTGATCAAGCCGACCTGGCGGCCACGACGCACGCGAGACAGGGCCAACTGTTGCGGCAACGCGCTGCTGATGTCGTCTTCCGGCAACAGGCCAAACGGCAACTGGTAGCGCACCGTTTCGCCGCCAGAGGTCACTTCGATTTCGCTCAGCAACGCCGGCCGCACCGTGGAGCCGAAGCGCACGGCGTAGGCAATGTGAATGCTGTCGATGGCCGTGCCCTTGCCGGCGAACCAGCGGCGTTTCGGCAGATAGACCGACAGCGACTGCTGCTCCATGGTCTGGCGCAGGGGTTCTTCGAGCAATTCTTCCAGGCGCTGCTTGAGCACCAGGGTCGGGAAGTCCGGCATGCTCTGGGCCGGTTCAACGTGCCAGCTGGGCATTTGATTCTCCGCGGCCAGCAAGAACCAGTAGAAGCCATAAGGTGGCAACGTCAGCAGGTAATTGAGCTGGCCAATGGGTGGAAAGGCGCTGCCGCCGAGCATTTCGACCGGCACTGTCCCGGCGTACGGCGCCAGTTCAAGCTCGGCAGCCTGGGACGCGGCCGAAACGTTGGCGACGCATAGGATGATTTCAGTCTTGCCGTCCGGCCCGGTGTATTCGCGGGTGTAGGCCAAGATGCGGCGGTTGCTTGGCGAGAGCATTTTCAGGGTGCCACGGCCGAAGGCTTTCTGCTGCCGGCGCACGGCGAGCATGCGCCGGGTCCAGTTCAGCAGCGAATGCGGGTCATGATCCTGCGCTTCGACGTTGACCGACTGGTAACCATAAAGCGGGTCCATGATCGGCGGGAGCACCAGGCTCGCCGGGTTGGCGCGGGAAAAGCCGCCATTTCGGTCAATCGACCACTGCATCGGCGTGCGCACACCGTCGCGGTCGCCGAGGTAAATGTTGTCGCCCATGCCGATTTCGTCGCCGTAATACAGGGTCGGCGTGCCGGGCATGGACAGCAGCATGCTGTTCAGCAGCTCCACGCGGCGGCGGTCACGTTCCAGCAGCGGCGCCAGGCGACGACGAATGCCCAGGTTGATCCGCGCGCGACGGTCCGAGGCGTAGTAATTCCACAGGTAATCGCGCTCGCGGTCGGTGACCATCTCCAGCGTCAGCTCATCGTGGTTACGCAGGAAGATCGCCCACTGGCAGTTCTCCGGGATTTCCGGGGTCTGGCGCAGGATATCGGTGATCGGGAAACGGTCTTCCTGGGCAACCGCCATGTACATGCGCGGCATCAGCGGGAAGTGGAACGCCATGTGGCATTCGTCGCCGTCCTTACCCTTGCGATCGCCGAAGTACAGCTGAGTGTCTTCCGGCCATTGGTTGGCTTCGGCCAGCAGCATGCGGTCGGGGTAGTTGGCGTCGATTTCGGCACGGATCTGCTTGAGGACCTGGTGGGTCTCCGGCAGGTTTTCGTTGTTGGTGCCGTCGCGCTCGATCAAGTACGGAATCGCATCCAGACGCAGGCCGTCGATGCCCATGTCCAGCCAGTAGCGCATGACCTCGATCACCGCCTTCATGACCTGCGGGTTGTCGAAGTTCAGATCCGGCTGGTGGGAATAGAAACGGTGCCAGAAATACTGCTCGGCCACCGGGTCCCAGGTCCAGTTGGACTTCTC contains the following coding sequences:
- the glgB gene encoding 1,4-alpha-glucan branching protein GlgB codes for the protein MSASDQFGNGNHAILPSAVDLDALIRAEHRDPFSMLGPHSDGAEGQVIRAYLPNALAVRVLSRDGERDLGQLSMTDKPGFFAGQFPVREPYLLKISWATGEQITEDPYSFGEQLGEMDLYLFAEGNHRDLSSALGAQVRNVDGVDGVRFSVWAPNARRVSVVGDFNSWDGRRHPMRLRHPTGVWEIFIPRIGPGEAYKYEILGQHGVLPLKADPMALATQLPPATASKVAAPLAFEWQDHDWMQSRGDKHDIHQPLSIYELHAGSWQWHHGGDDEPDRPYDWRELAENLIPYIKELGFTHIELMPIMEHPFGGSWGYQVLSQFAPSARYGKPEDFAAFVDACHRNDIGVILDWVPAHFPTDAHGLAQFDGTALYEYANPHEGFHQDWNTLIYNLGRTEVHGFMIASGIHWLKNFHVDALRVDAVASMLYRDYSRNAGEWVPNRYGGRENLEAIDFLRHLNDVVAIEAPGALVIAEESTSWPGVSQSTQQGGLGFSYKWNMGWMHDTLKYIEQDPIHRQHHHSQLSFGLVYAWSERFVLPISHDEVVHGKHSLIDKMPGDRWQKFANLRAYLSFMWTHPGKKLLFMGCEFAQWREWNHDTELDWHFLQYAEHKGVHTLVSDLNRLYRTEKALHEQDCQPQGFQWVIGDDAGNSVYAYLRWSKEGEPLLVVANLTPVPREAYRVGVPFSGKWAELFNSDAGVYAGSNFGNGGGVRTDEIKSHGQAFSLSLNLPPLGVVILKPTVEQLQHDE
- the treS gene encoding maltose alpha-D-glucosyltransferase translates to MAKKPRNAAFIEDPLWYKDAVIYQVHVKSFFDSNDDGIGDFPGLIAKLDYIAELGVNTIWLLPFYPSPRRDDGYDISEYRGVHSDYGTMADAKKFIAEAHNRGLRVITELVINHTSDQHAWFQRARHAKKGSKARDFYVWSDDPQKYDGTRIIFLDTEKSNWTWDPVAEQYFWHRFYSHQPDLNFDNPQVMKAVIEVMRYWLDMGIDGLRLDAIPYLIERDGTNNENLPETHQVLKQIRAEIDANYPDRMLLAEANQWPEDTQLYFGDRKGKDGDECHMAFHFPLMPRMYMAVAQEDRFPITDILRQTPEIPENCQWAIFLRNHDELTLEMVTDRERDYLWNYYASDRRARINLGIRRRLAPLLERDRRRVELLNSMLLSMPGTPTLYYGDEIGMGDNIYLGDRDGVRTPMQWSIDRNGGFSRANPASLVLPPIMDPLYGYQSVNVEAQDHDPHSLLNWTRRMLAVRRQQKAFGRGTLKMLSPSNRRILAYTREYTGPDGKTEIILCVANVSAASQAAELELAPYAGTVPVEMLGGSAFPPIGQLNYLLTLPPYGFYWFLLAAENQMPSWHVEPAQSMPDFPTLVLKQRLEELLEEPLRQTMEQQSLSVYLPKRRWFAGKGTAIDSIHIAYAVRFGSTVRPALLSEIEVTSGGETVRYQLPFGLLPEDDISSALPQQLALSRVRRGRQVGLITDAFTLEPFIRNVIKGMQDNTVLATPDGELQFQSTSQLAPLGLNEDAEVRYLSAEQSNSSVVVGKKLVLKMIRRVAAGTHPELEMGAYLTEAGYPHISPLMGAVVRVDGQGEKNLLMIAQGYLSNQGDAWEWTQNNLERAVRDHMAHGQSALEQQANALIELKDFAGLLGQRLGEMHVILGAPTDNPDFKTEVTSVKDSEASAKSVSAQIERALQLLEQHRDSLEAQDQQLITELLGKRKALLAQVKTLAKQSVGGLRMRVHGDLHLGQMLVVKGDAYLIDFEGEPARPLQERRAKYSPFKDVSGVLRSFDYAAAMALRNAQSADTSVQAETARQQVAETYLKQAREAFLDGYRKATVEVGHDWKDAKGEAAALALFTLEKAAYEVAYEAENRPTWLSVPLQGLRGLLDLSDGE